The window GCACCTGGCTCCAGGGACGGGGGTGGTAATAAGGTTCCAGGTCCCGCAGCCTCACCTTCTTTGCATTTTTCAACTCCTCCTTAAATAGATTTTCCTCTGCACGCCAGGAACCAAGGATATCTATTTGCTCCATTTCCGCCAGCATCAATTCGCTAAACTTCTCAAAATTTCTGACGTTGGGAGGGAAAAAGCCTGCGTTACGGGGCATATCTTCAAAGGTAAACCTGCTCCATCCAATCGAATCTATCTCTCCCTTGATATATTTTAAGCTGTTTTCAAAATTTGGCTGTGTCAGGTACTCATACACACACTGTATCTCTACAGCACCAAAGCGACTGATCATGGCAGGTTTATCAGACGACAAGGTTTTCATAATTAAATCTGAAGCTTCCTGACCTGCGAAGTCCATAATCGGAAGATGGGTAGTAGTACTCCCTTGAGGTGCTAATAAGGCATTTGCTTTTCTAATAATATTAAGTATGCTTGTTATACCTCTATTCATGCAGTAGAGATTTACGCCCAATGATTGAACGAAATGAGTTATTCCTGATTTTTTTTCAGAAGTGCCTGTTCACCAATATAAACGAAAGCTGCCAGGTAATTAAAAGACTGATTCACTGCGCTATAATTTAGCCTGGCGTACAGGTAATTTATATGTTTTCCCAAAAAACCATGTGAAATGATATTTTATAACTCAATCACTTCTGCTGAAAATTAATCGTTCAGGTTCTGCGGTCCATTGCACAACTTGTGGTGGATACTCTTGCAAATGTTCATGAGTATGCTGACTATTACGGTCAAATTTTTCAACTCTGGCGTTATTACAAATTCTATCCAGACAGATGTTGATGTTTACATTATAGCGCATCTCAAGAACAGTTTATTTTCAGGCTTAGCTCAAAATTTGTTGTTCTTATTTTTGTAAACATTTAAGGCCCCTATTTTGATAAGAAAAACAAAATCATCTTCTAAGCTGGCACCGAAAAAGCTCGGCGGTATCCCCTCCTTATCTATGTAATATTTAAATTGTCCGCTTTGTACATGCTTATGCAAAGATGCATAACTAAAAACTTTTTTTGCAAATAAGCCTTGTTCTCCAAACACAACTTCGTCTTGGGGAAAAAGCGCATTGAACGGAAATCTTAATCTTAGACTTCTTTCAGGGCTGTAAAAATAATCTTCGCCTATTTCCGCTTCTAAGAAAGCAATAATTCCATTTTCTGCAGATTCTTTTTCACCTGGCAAAATAATTCCGGCGATCATTTCAGAAGCTGCTACAAAATCTTTATGATATCGGTATACATGTAACATCATAACTGATGTACTATATATTAACACCACCCATGTTGATAATGCTATGGCTAGTTTTCTCACCCCACTACTTTTGATTTTGGTTGTAACATAACCAAACATGATCAATGAAATAGTAAACCAGTCTAACAGATAATGCTCCGCGGATCCCTGCTTCAATGCTGTGATAATAGAAAAAGTTAATACTGTTACTGACAGGAATAAGAGGAACTGGTATACAACATCTTTCTTCAAAGCATTGAAAGTAGCAGCAGATACAACAATTGAAGATATAATGAGAAAGCCATATAAAGAAATTGAGTTATTTAAAAACTTTAAGTGAAAATTCTCAAGACTTACTCCATTATTAACTCCCCTCACGATATTATCGAATAAAAAATTACTGTGATAGTCTAACAGAAAAAAGACCACTGAACAGGACAATATTCCGGCAATGAATCCGGCAGAAAAAAATAGCGTTACTTTTATTTTACCTGATACAATAAAGAATGCTGCTATTCCCAATAAAATAATAATCCCATTTTGCTTTGAGAAAAAGGCAAATGCACATATGCATCCACCGATAACTACATACTTAAGCTCACCCGTCTTTAAAAACTTTACAGTCTGGTTTATAGCTAACAGCAAAAAGAGTGTTACCAATACATCAGGCCTGCTTAGATGAAACCATGGATAGGTAACAATCAGGAATAAAAGGCAGAGGGATAAGGAAAATTGTTTATCCGTATAATATTCTTTAACCAATAAAGTATAGAGGAGATAAACCAACGTCAGGCTCAACAACAAAGATACCGTTCTTGCTACTATTCTGATTTCGTAAAATTCTCTTCCGATATCAAAATCATAAATGGATAATGCACTGTCGATCAGGACATAGTATAAAGGTGAATACTGTGTGACCGAATATGGTGCATTGGCAGGATCCTGATATAGACCTTTATTATCTTTTAAAATTTGCTGAATTGAAAAAATTACATTACTCTCAACACCCCTGATATCTTCCGGGTTGAAGAGGACAATAGAAGAAAATATGATAAATACACCAGCCAATAGGAGGGTGTATATTTTAGCAGCACCCTCTATCACTATAAAATTCTTTGATTGTTATCATAGTGTAAATAACCCAATTTTTTAGTGCAGCCAAATACCTAAAAAAAAGAATGCAACCTATATATATAGATTGCATTCTGTATAAAGAAATTCAATACAGCAACTACAGAATTACTTTTAAATAATCATTCCCGCACCAACCGTCTCATTCGTAAACTGATCGATCAGGATCAGGGAACCAGTCGCGCGGTTGCGGTTGTAGCTGTCGAAGAAAAGTGGTTCTGTGGTGCGCAGGCTGATGCGGCCAATTTCATTGAGTCCCAGGCTTAGATCATCTTCGATCTTGTGCAGGGTGTTGATGTTTACCTTATACCGTATCTCCTTGATGATGCACTTGCAGCTTTTGGTGGTGTGGATCAGGATATACTTGCCTTTGGGCTGCAGGGGCTTCTGGTTCAGCCAGCAGATCATCAGCTCGATGTCCTGCTCGGTTTTAGGCTGGTTGTTGGGCTTCACCAGCATATCGCCACGGCTGATATCGATGTCATCCTCCAGGGTCATGGTCACCGACATCGGCGCAAAAGCTTCTTCCAGCGGTCCGTTAAGGGTATCGATGCTCTGGATCCTGGAGGTAAAGCCGGATGGGAGCGCCATCACCTCATCGCCGGGCTTGAACACGCCGCCTGCAATACGGCCGGCATAGCCACGGTAATCGTGGTGCTTGTCGGACTGCGGGCGGATCACGTACTGCACCGGGAAGCGGCTGTCGACATGGTTGTGGTCTGAACTGATGTTCACCGTCTCCAGTGTATAGAGCAGCGTAGCGCCTTTGAACCAGGGCATGTTCTCCGTCTTCTCCACCACGTTATCGCCTTTCAGGGCACTGATGGGAATGTAACGAATATCGGCAATATTCAGGCGTGAGCTGAATTCTGAAAAATCATCCTTGATCTTCTGGAATACGTCCTCGCTGTAATCAACCAGGTCCATTTTATTAACCGCCAGCACCAGATGCTTGATCTGCAGCAGGGAGGCAATAAAGGCATGGCGGCGGGTTTGCTCCACAACACCATGGCGGGCATCTACCAGCACAATCGCCAGGTTAGCCGTAGAGGCGCCCGTTACCATGTTGCGGGTGTACTGGATATGGCCGGGGGTATCGGCAATGATGAACTTGCGGCGCGGGGTGGCAAAATAACGGTAGGCCACATCGATGGTAATGCCCTGCTCCCGCTCGGCACGGAGGCCATCAGTGAGTAGTGAAAGGTCTACATATTCGGAGCCGCGCTGCTTGCTGCTCCTTTCAATGGCTTCGATCTGGTCTTCAAAAATAGCCTTGCTGTCCAGGAGCAGGCGGCCAATCAGCGTACTTTTCCCGTCATCGACACTACCGGCAGTAGTAAAGCGGAGCAGGTCCATGTTCAGGTAACGATCGGTATCTATGGTGGGGTTTGATAGTTGTTGCATTGTTGTTTGGGTATGGGGTTTGAGCTATGAGGTATGAGGCGGTCCGCCGCTACAGTATGAGGTACGAGAACTATATAGTCAGGAGCCGGCATTTATAGCAGGCTCATACCGCTGCGGCGGACCGTCTCACACCTCACAGCTGATACCTGTTAAAAATATCCCTGGCGTTTACGGTCTTCCATGGCGGCTTCGCTGCGGCGGTCGTCGGCACGGCCGCCGCGTTCGGTTACGCGGGCAGATGCTACTTCCTGGATGATTTTTTCCAGGGTGTCAGCATCTGATTCCACAGCGCCGGTGCAGGTGGCATCGCCTACCGTACGGAAGCGGATGGTACGGGTTTCGTACTCCTCACCGTTCAGCAGGGAGATGTAGGGGTTCTCGGCCAGCAATACGCCGCTGCGGTTTACTACTTTGCGCTGGTGAGAGAAATAGATCTGCGGCAGCTCCAGGCCTTCCTGGGCAATGTACTGCCAAACGTCCATTTCCGTCCAGTTACTAATGGGGAACACCCGGAAATGCTCGCCCATGTTTTTGCGTCCGTTGAACAGGTTCCAGAGTTCGGGGCGCTGGTTTTTGGGGTCCCACTGCCCAAACTCATCGCGGTGCGAGAAGAAGCGCTCTTTGGCTCGGGCTTTTTCCTCATCGCGGCGTGCACCGCCAAAGGCAGCATCGAAGCCGAACTCTTCTATCTTGTCCAGCAGGGTAATGGTCTGCAGGCCATTGCGGCTGGGGTTGGGTCCTTTTTCATCCTGGGCTTTGCCCTGGCGAATGGATTCTTCCACGCTGCCCACAATCAGCTCCACGCCCAGCTTTTCCACCAGCTTATCGCGGAAAGCGATGGTTTCGGGGAAGTTGTGGCCGGTATCGATGTGCATGAGGGGGAAAGGCATTTTTGCCGGCCAGAAGGCTTTTTCCGCCAGGCGGGTTAATACGATCGAATCTTTTCCACCGGAAAAAAGGAGCACCGGGCGCTCGAACTGTGCGGCTACTTCGCGCATCACATAGATCGCTTCTGCTTCCAGCTGTTTCAGGTGACTTAGGTTGTAAGATGCCATGCCTCTTAAATTAATCTTGAGCTTTTACTCGTTGTATCAGTTTAGAATATAGGAGCTCCACGCAGGCTTCTTCGCTTTCTTCTTCCGAGTTCAGCAGCAGCCAGGGGTTTTGAGGTTCTTCAAAAGGAGCATCCAGTCCTGTAAAATTTTTTATTTCGCCCCGCAGGGCTTTGGCATAAAGTCCTTTTACATCCCGCTTGGCGCAGGCATCAAAGGAACATTTCACGAAGACTTCCAGAAAATCGGCCTCCCCAATGATGCTCCTGGCCCTTTCCCGCACCTCGGCGGTAGGGCTGATAAAGGAGCAAATGGTGATGATGCCGCAATTCAGGAACAGTTTGGCCGTTTCGGCAGAGCGGCGCAGGTTTTCGCGGCGGTCTTCTTCCGAAAAGCTAAGGTTGCTGTTCAGGCCACTGCGCAGGTTGTCGCCATCCAGTAACTGTGTGAGGTAGCCTTCCTGGTGCAAACGTTTTTCCAGTGCCTGGGCAATGGTGCTTTTGCCCGATCCGGACAAGCCTACCATCCAGATAACGGCAGCGCGTTGGTTAAGCAAGTGTTCTTTTTGACGACGGTCTAGAATCCTGTCAAAGATTGGGTGAATATTCTCCACGAAAAAATTATTTCTGAACCAGCTGCAAAACTAAATATATTTTGCCATAAATCTACAGCCCCGCTATCAGGAATATCCGGAGCACCCCCAATAAGCGAAACGACCCTATAGCAAACGGTGCGCGTATGGGTAGGGTTTCGGTTTTTAGGGAAAGATTTTTTTTTGATCACGATGCTTCCTTTAACAACGTCACATGAGTCATTCCGAATTTTATTTAGGGTAATTCTTTAACAAAAAAGGCTCTGGAAGAACATCCAGAGCCTTTTTTGTATTCTAGGGTCTGTATTTGCGAGCCACCGAGGCCCGGGAGGCACGACGAATCGGACCGCCGAAGCGGGGGCCGCCCCGCACTCCGCTTCGCTAGGTCGGGACGCGTAGTCTCGCAAAGGCTGTACTGCTAATAAAAACGGCCTCTGCAGATCTGCAGAGGCCGTTTTTATAGATATCTTAGTTACTAGAAAATTCAGGATGACTCAAGTCTGTCATCTCTACCGCAGAAAGCCTGGTTCAACTTATTATATTCAACTAACTCCCGCGATCTCAATAGTTTTTACCTGCCTTGAAACTGGTTTAAAAAGGCTGTAGACATCAATACCATTCGTATAGTGATCTGTTTGCGCTGCCACTCTCCGCCACGTCGTTATAATATAACGACGCTACAGGGCCTCCTGCTCCGGCCACCCCACCCCACAACCTCCACCCCCACCTCTACGTACTAAAGCCGGACATATTCTGCAGACTTTCTGCCCATACCTCATACCTCATACCCCATACCTCCTTATATTTGCAATCTCTACTAACCAATCATATACCTAAAACATAAACCCATTTTTTATGCAGACTACCCTCAGCCAGGACGATATCCAGTACCTGATCGATGCAGCCGTGAAGGCCGGTGAAGAAATCCTGACCGTTTACCACGACACAGCCCTCTTTAATGCGGTGGATTATAAAGCTGATGACTCCCCCCTCACCATGGCCGACCAGCGTTCTCATGTTGTGATTGATGCCAGGCTGAAAAACCGCTTCCCGCAGATTCCTATTCTATCAGAAGAAGGCAAGCAAACGTCTTATGCGGACCGTCAGCACTGGACGAGCTGCTGGCTGGTAGACCCGCTGGACGGTACCAAGGAGTTCATCAAGCGCAATGGAGAGTTTACCGTGAACATTGCCCTGATCGAAGACCACAAGCCCGTATTTGGTGTGATCTACATTCCTGTAAAAGAAACCCTCTACTGGGGCGGTGCTGCTTATGGTGCCTTCAAACAGAAAAAAGGAGCAGAAGCCCAGAAGCTGCAGGTGAACAATAAAACCGAAAACCTAACCGCCCTCCGCAGCCGCTCCCATAGCGGTGACGAGGATAGTGCCGTACTTGCACAATACCCAATTACTGACTTTGTAGATTCTGGCAGCTCCATTAAGTTTTGCATGGTAGCCGATGGCACTGCCGATATTTATTACCGCGGCAAACCCACCATGGAATGGGATACCGCTGCCGGGCAGGCCATTGTGGAAGGTGCCGGCGGGCAGGTACTGATGGGCGATGTACCCATGCACTACAACAGGGAAAACCTGCTGAACGGAAGTTTTATGTGTAAGGGGTTTTAGTAGGCGCACCCCGGACTGAAGTCCGGGGCTAAATGACGAGCAACTAACTACATTTAGCGTTACCACAAAAGGATAGATGCCCGGCCCATAATTAGCCCCGGACTTCAGTCCGGGGTTCACCTTCATTATCCAGACCACATGAACATCCTATTTATAGTACCCTACCCAGAAGGAGAAGCACCCTCGCAACGTTTTCGTTTTGAGCAGTACTTTGGGGTTCTGAAAGAAGAAGGCCACCACTACACCGTGGCCTCTTTTATAGACCTGGATACCTGGAAAATTCTTTACAAATCCGGCAATGGAACAAAAAAAGCTTTGGGGATTGCCAGGGGATTCTGGAACAGGTTGCTGCTGCTCCCCAGCCTTGCCAAATACGAATGGGTATTCATACACCGTGAAGCAGCGCCGCTGGGGCCTCCCCTTTTTGAATGGCTGATCACGAAAGTGTTCAGAAAAAAGGTAATCTATGATTTTGATGATGCCATCTGGCTGCCCAATACCTCTGAACAAAACAAGCTGGCTGCCGGCTTAAAATGGCACCACAAGGTGGCTTCCATCTGCCGCTGGAGCACCCGGGTGAGCTGCGGCAATGCCTATCTGGCAAATTGGGCGAGGCAGTACAACAGCCAGGTAGTGCTGAATCCCACCACCATCGATACAGTGCACCTGCACAACCGGCTGAAGGAGCACCGGGAAGGACCTGTTACCCTGGGCTGGACCGGTACCCACAGCACCGGGAAATACCTGAAGCCGCTTCAACCCCTGCTGAACAGGCTGGCGCAAAAATATCCCCTGGTAAATTTCCTGGTTATTTCCAACCAGGCACCCGAGCTGGAGGTACCCCGGCTGGAGTTTCGGAAGTGGCGTAAAGAAACAGAAGCCGAAGATTTGTTGCGTATGGACATCGGCCTCATGCCACTGACAGCCGATCAATGGTCGGAAGGTAAGTGTGGTTTTAAGGCACTGCAGTACATGGCTCTGGGAATACCTGCTGTGATTTCACCTGTCGGTGTAAACAACATCATCATTCAGCATGGAGAAAATGGTTTTTTAGCTGATACCCCTGATGAGTGGGAAGCGTACCTTAGCCAGTTAATAGAGCAGGTTCAGCTGCGTAGTGGGATGGGGCTGTTAGCCCGAAATACAGTAGAAGAGGCTTTTTCAGTTTCTGCCAACCGTACCACTTTTCTGCGCCTTTTTACCAGCACACGCTTGCCATGAGGCTTTAGCAGCACAAGCAGGGCAATCAGGTAAAAAGGAAGCATCGGAATTTTGTACCGCACCAGTGAGCCGAAATTATAAGTGGAAACCCCAACGGCAAAGGAAAAAGCAATGGCAAAAATAAGGCAAAAAAGCACGGTAGGATCGTCTTTTATGCCCCTGAAGAAACCATACAATCCTCTTTTATACACCACGTACAGGGTGAACAATAGGAGGAAAAGACTTTCCAGCGCAGACAACAGCATCACCACGTTCTTTACCTCCCAAACATAGGGCCTGAACAGGGTAACATTGATGGCAGGCAGGGCCTTGCGTATCATACCGGCTGTACTATAATCAAAGTCGCCAAGCGTATATACCGACCCTCCCTGCTGTTCACTCACATAGGTGAGCCACCTGGCGGTTGCTTCAGCGGTGTAGGATATACGGTCTAAAGAATAGCGGTGATTACCTTCGCCAATCTTTTGGGTACCATAAAAGCCCAGAACCCCTGCCAGCAGCATTAAAACCGGCGTTACAACATAGCGTACAAATGTATTTTTAATATTTTTTGAATATTGTAGAAACACCCAGAGCACCAGGGCTGGAAACAAGCTGATGATGATGTATATTTTAATCATATATACCACATAGAAAGAGATCAGCAACATGATCACCAATGGAAATGACATTTTTCTTTCTATGAACAGCTGGTGTACGCAATAAACCGCCCAACCCACTGCGCCAAGTGTAACCGTGTCCTTAAGATAGCCGGAGCCCCAGAAAAAAACCGAGGGAACAAAAAGGATTGAATAAGCCAGGTATTTGTTGAGGTGTGGGTACAACCTGTAAAAGGTACGATACAAATTCCAAAGCCCGCTATAGCTTACGCTGGCAAATATGCAGGCAATAACCGTGTAGGTATTAAAGGTAAAAAGAGAAACAACTGCAGCAAGCTTTATGACAAAATAGGATGATGCATCATAAAAAAATGCAATTCTGGAAGCATAAGCATATAATTCCGCTG of the Flammeovirgaceae bacterium 311 genome contains:
- a CDS encoding sulfate adenylyltransferase subunit 2 (COG0175 3'-phosphoadenosine 5'-phosphosulfate sulfotransferase (PAPS reductase)/FAD synthetase and related enzymes), whose amino-acid sequence is MASYNLSHLKQLEAEAIYVMREVAAQFERPVLLFSGGKDSIVLTRLAEKAFWPAKMPFPLMHIDTGHNFPETIAFRDKLVEKLGVELIVGSVEESIRQGKAQDEKGPNPSRNGLQTITLLDKIEEFGFDAAFGGARRDEEKARAKERFFSHRDEFGQWDPKNQRPELWNLFNGRKNMGEHFRVFPISNWTEMDVWQYIAQEGLELPQIYFSHQRKVVNRSGVLLAENPYISLLNGEEYETRTIRFRTVGDATCTGAVESDADTLEKIIQEVASARVTERGGRADDRRSEAAMEDRKRQGYF
- a CDS encoding adenylyLSUlfate kinase (COG0529 Adenylylsulfate kinase and related kinases); amino-acid sequence: MVGLSGSGKSTIAQALEKRLHQEGYLTQLLDGDNLRSGLNSNLSFSEEDRRENLRRSAETAKLFLNCGIITICSFISPTAEVRERARSIIGEADFLEVFVKCSFDACAKRDVKGLYAKALRGEIKNFTGLDAPFEEPQNPWLLLNSEEESEEACVELLYSKLIQRVKAQD
- a CDS encoding sulfate adenylyltransferase, large subunit (COG2895 GTPases - Sulfate adenylate transferase subunit 1), with the translated sequence MDLLRFTTAGSVDDGKSTLIGRLLLDSKAIFEDQIEAIERSSKQRGSEYVDLSLLTDGLRAEREQGITIDVAYRYFATPRRKFIIADTPGHIQYTRNMVTGASTANLAIVLVDARHGVVEQTRRHAFIASLLQIKHLVLAVNKMDLVDYSEDVFQKIKDDFSEFSSRLNIADIRYIPISALKGDNVVEKTENMPWFKGATLLYTLETVNISSDHNHVDSRFPVQYVIRPQSDKHHDYRGYAGRIAGGVFKPGDEVMALPSGFTSRIQSIDTLNGPLEEAFAPMSVTMTLEDDIDISRGDMLVKPNNQPKTEQDIELMICWLNQKPLQPKGKYILIHTTKSCKCIIKEIRYKVNINTLHKIEDDLSLGLNEIGRISLRTTEPLFFDSYNRNRATGSLILIDQFTNETVGAGMII
- a CDS encoding sulfite synthesis pathway protein (COG1218 3'-Phosphoadenosine 5'-phosphosulfate (PAPS) 3'-phosphatase), which produces MQTTLSQDDIQYLIDAAVKAGEEILTVYHDTALFNAVDYKADDSPLTMADQRSHVVIDARLKNRFPQIPILSEEGKQTSYADRQHWTSCWLVDPLDGTKEFIKRNGEFTVNIALIEDHKPVFGVIYIPVKETLYWGGAAYGAFKQKKGAEAQKLQVNNKTENLTALRSRSHSGDEDSAVLAQYPITDFVDSGSSIKFCMVADGTADIYYRGKPTMEWDTAAGQAIVEGAGGQVLMGDVPMHYNRENLLNGSFMCKGF
- a CDS encoding glycosyltransferase (COG0438 Glycosyltransferase); its protein translation is MNILFIVPYPEGEAPSQRFRFEQYFGVLKEEGHHYTVASFIDLDTWKILYKSGNGTKKALGIARGFWNRLLLLPSLAKYEWVFIHREAAPLGPPLFEWLITKVFRKKVIYDFDDAIWLPNTSEQNKLAAGLKWHHKVASICRWSTRVSCGNAYLANWARQYNSQVVLNPTTIDTVHLHNRLKEHREGPVTLGWTGTHSTGKYLKPLQPLLNRLAQKYPLVNFLVISNQAPELEVPRLEFRKWRKETEAEDLLRMDIGLMPLTADQWSEGKCGFKALQYMALGIPAVISPVGVNNIIIQHGENGFLADTPDEWEAYLSQLIEQVQLRSGMGLLARNTVEEAFSVSANRTTFLRLFTSTRLP